From the genome of Apodemus sylvaticus chromosome 3, mApoSyl1.1, whole genome shotgun sequence, one region includes:
- the Rgs20 gene encoding regulator of G-protein signaling 20 isoform X3, whose protein sequence is MRTANGGPRARASPSASPEDPGQPVGSEQTEMRMRQMCGESETQDSVPSQQGTGGRGSNACCFCWCCCCSCSCLTVRNQEDQRPQRASHELRTDIPACEESPTPTLEEVCAWAQSFDNLMVTPAGRNAFREFLRTEFSEENMLFWMACEELKKEANKSTIEEKARIIYEDYISILSPKEVSLDSRVREVINRNMVDPSQHIFDDAQLQIYTLMHRDSYPRFMNSTVYKDLLKSLAEKAVES, encoded by the exons CCTGTGGGATCCGAGCAGACAGAAATGCGGATGCGGCAGATGTGCGGGGAAAGTGAGACCCAGGACTCTGTCCCAAGCCAGCAGGGCACGGGTGGCCGGGGCTCCAATGCCTGCTGCTtttgctggtgctgctgctgcagctgttcTTG CCTCACTGTCAGAAACCAAGAAGACCAGAGACCCCAAAGAGCTTCCCACGAACTCAGAACAGATATTCCAGCATGTGAAGAAAG CCCCACGCCCACTCTGGAAGAAGTCTGTGCCTGGGCCCAGTCTTTTGATAACCTGATGGTCACTCCGGCTGGAAGAAATGCATTCCGGGAATTTCTTCGAACAGAATTCAGTGAAGAAAACATGCTTTTCTGGATGGCCTGTGAAGAACTGAAAAAGGAAGCTAATAAAAGCACGATTGAGGAGAAAGCAAGGATAATATATGAAGACTACATTTCTATTCTCTCTCCTAAAGAG GTCAGCTTGGACTCCCGAGTACGAGAGGTTATCAACAGAAACATGGTGGATCCATCCCAGCACATATTCGATGATGCTCAGCTGCAGATCTACACTCTAATGCACAGAGACTCCTATCCCCGCTTCATGAACTCCACAGTCTATAAGGATTTGCTTAAGTCCTTAGCTGAGAAAGCAGTTGAATCATAG